GAGCGGCGGTCACGAGCGCGGCTATCGCCGAGGAACGGAGAACCTGCCCGGTGCGCTCGGGATGGCTGCCGCGCTGGAGGCTGCTGGCGAGCCTTACGTGGCGGCAGACGTGCTGGAACCCCTGGAACGGTTCGCCGGGGACTGCGCGGCGGCGGGCGGGACCATGCTTTCGCAGGCACTGTCCGATCCCACGCCCTATATTCGGGCCATTGCGATGCCGGGGATGAGCGCTTCGGCGCAGGTCATGCGGTTCGACATGGCGGGTATCGCCGTGTCGCAGGGCAGTGCCTGCTCTTCCGGCACGATGAAGACGAGCCGCGTGCTGGAGGCGATGCAGGTCGACCCAGGGGTCGCTGCCAACACCATCCGCGTCAGTTTCGGCTCGAACACCACGCGCGCCGACTTGGAACGCTTCTGCGAGGTATGGCTTGATTTGGCAAAGGGCTGAAAGACCCGGCCCCTTCGTGACCACGCCCCCTACGACAATGCCCTGAACGACCGGACACCGCATGATATATCTCGATTACCAGGCAACGACGCCGCTCGCACCCGAAGCGCGGGATGCCATGCTGCGCTGGCTGGACGGGCCGGACGGCGCAGGCTTCGGCAATCCCCACAGTCCGCACCGGATGGGACGGCAGGCGGCAGCCGCCATCGAACTCGCTCGAGACCGTGTCGCGGCGCTGTTCCCGGCGGGCGGCAAGGTGATTTTCACCAGCGGCGCGACCGAGGCGGTCAACCTTGCGATGAGAGGCACACGGTCGCACCGGGGCGGCGGTGATGGTGGCGAGTGCGCGATATCCGTCTCCGCAATCGAGCACGCGGCCGTACTCGACACTGCGAGGTCGCTCGGCAAGTGTCACGAGCTCAATGTCGCGAAGAACGGGCAGTGCAATACGAAGCAGGACCTGCCGGCCGACACGCGGCTGGTCGCGGTGATGCAGGTGAATAACGAGATCGGGACGATCCAGCCCACGGTCGACTGGCACCGCAAGGCGAAGGAGAGCAACGCCCTCTATCTGTGCGATGCGGTGCAGGCCTTCGGGAAGATGGAAGTAACAGGCGCCGACATGATCGCGGTCAGCGCACACAAGCTGCACGGGCCCAAGGGGATCGGTGCGCTCTGGATACGAAACGGGCTGGACCTGGACGAGGTACAGACCGGTGGCGGGCAGGAAAGCGGCCTGCGTTCCGGTACGCTCAGCCCTGCACTGTGCGCCGGTTTCGGCGCGGCAGCGCACGAGGCGAAGGAGCGCATGTCCGCCGACATGGACCACGTGAAGAAGCTGTGGAACCGGGCGCGCGACCTGTTCGATGGCTGGGACATCAATGGCAGCGAGGAAGCACGGTACCACGGCAACCTCAATATCCGGCGCAAGGGGCTGGACGTGAACCGCCTGATGTCGGAATGCCGCACGGTCATGTTCTCGGCAGGCTCCGCCTGTGCCAGCGGATCGGGCCGGCCGAGCCATGTGCTCAAGGCTATCGGCCTGTCGGACAAGCAGGCGAAAAATTCGATACGCCTCGGTTTCGGCCGATATACGACGATGGACGATCTCGAAACCGCGGCGAAGCAGATCAACGATGCGGCACGCTCGCAAGGGGTATTGCAATGAAAGTGACGTTCGAAACCCCGCAGGGCGAGCTGGTCGAGGCCGAAGCGGCCGAAGGCGATGTGCTCCTTACAGTGGCGCAGGATGCAGGAATGCCGCTGGAGGGAACCTGCGAAGGCCAGATGGCCTGTTCGACCTGCCATGTCATCGTGGAGAGGGACTGGTTCGCGGCCCTGCCAGATGCCAGCGAGGAAGAGGAGGACATGCTGGACCTGGCCTATGGCGTGCGCCCGACCAGCCGCTTGGCCTGCCAGATCGTGCTGGAAGAGGAACTGGACGGGCTGACCGTCGCAATCCCGGCAGAAGCGCGGGACATTAGCGAAGGCTGAGCAGCGCGGCAGGAACGGGGACCAGGCAGGTTTTCCGCCCGATCCCCGGGCTCGATCCAGCCGAGCGTCCTAGCCGGCGCTGTCTGCCGGGCGCGATGCAAAGCGGCGATTGACCTTCCTGCCGGCCCACACGAACCCCGCTACGGGCGCGATGATGGCGCCCAGCACGATCATGATTGCCAGCACCCAGCCCATGATACTGCCGAGCGAGCCGAGGGCCGCCTGGACCGGTTTAAGGAAATCACTGGTGACGGGCGCGCCGGTTTCGTAGCGGACCGTTACCTTGCTGTAGGCGACGCGGCTTTCCATCTGCTTCAGCCAGCTGCGGGCCTGATCGATCTCCTGATTCACCTGTGCCACGCTGCGCTCTGCCTGGACCACTTCCTCGATCGATCCGCGCCGGGTTTGCAGCACTTCGCTCAAACGGTCGCGAAGAGCCTCGCGGGTCCGGAGCCGGGCCTCGGTATCCACGATCTGCTTGCTCAGCTCTTCAGCTGCAATTTCCGCCGAGACGAGTTCGGCGCCTGCGTCTTCCGCCTCGTCTTCCAGCAGGGCGCCGAAGGCTCGGGCTTGCCGCGCTGCGACCCGCATTTCCAGGATGCCGCGAACGTCTTCGGTTTCCTCGCCCGTCTTGCTCATCCCGGTAATCTGGCAGCTTGTCGGGCCTTGTTGTTCGCAGAGATTGGCGTGGGTCCGCTGGAGCGGACCGATGTCTTCGGCCGGCAGTATCCAACTATAGTCGTAATCGTAGGCTAGCTGGGGGAGATTTTCCGGGACGGGTTCCAGTTCGGGCAGGGACGTATCGGTCATGTCCGCCCCGGTCATCTCAGGCCCGGTCTCGGCAGCAATGTCGGCCGCGCTATCCGCCTCTGCCTGCATCGTCACACTTTCGGACCGATCGGTTGTCGCTGCCACATCACGCCCCGGGCCCTGGTCACACCCCGAAAGCATCACGGCCATCACCGCTGAGCCTGCCAGGAAGATTTTCTGCCCGTTATGCATTTGCCTCATTTTAGCCTCCTTCTCGCCATTATTGCGCCATAATTTGGACACATTTGCGAGAGGAAGGCAAGCCAAAATGAAAACGGGCCCCTCCGCATTTCGCGGAGAAGCCCGTTTCTTTGAATCCTTTGAGTAGGTTAGGCGTTTTCTTCGACGCGTTCCTGAACCCTTGCAATCAGGGCATCGGAGAAAGCCGGAATATCGTCCGGATTGCGACTGGTGATGAGATTGCCATCCTGTGCGACTTCCGAGTCGACCACATTCGCGCCGGCATTTTTGAGGTCGGTACGAACCGACGGCCAGCTGGTCACGGTCTTACCCTTCACGATGTCTGCCTCGACCAATAGCCAGGGTGCGTGGCAGATTGCGGCGATCGGCTTGCCCGCCATGTCGAAATCCTTGACCAGCGCGACCGCGCGCTCGTTGATGCGCAGGACGTCCGGGTTGATCTGGCCACCGGGCAGCAGCAGGGCATCGAACCCTTCGCAGTTGCTGATCTCGTCCAGCGTCTTGTCGACCTTGACGCTGTCACCCCAGTCATCCTTGTCCCAACCCTTGATTTCACCGGATTCGAGGCTGACGACGGTTGTTTCGATCCCGGCGTTTTCGAGATTGGCCTTCGGCTTCATCAGTTCGGACTGTTCGAAACCGTCCGTGGCGAGAATGAGAACACGTTTTGTCATGGGGTACTCCTTGATTTGCGGTTACCCGATCAATCGACGGGGACAGTGCGCGGTTCCCTGCTGACAGGCGAAGCGTGGCGGTGATAGGGCAGGGCGTATGGCAGCTTCAGACCTTACCGATAAAGAGCCCGATCCGTTCGACGCGATCGTCGATGCGCCGTTCGATTCCGCACTGGAAGAACGCTATCTCGTCTATGCGCTCAGCACGATTACCGCGCGGTCCCTGCCCGATCTGCGCGACGGCCTGAAGCCGGTTCATCGCAGGCTGCTATGGGCGATGCGCCAATTGAAGCTGAACCCGACCGATGCATTCAAGAAGAGCGCCCGCGTGGTCGGCGATGTCATCGGCAAGTATCACCCGCACGGCGATGCGTCGGTCTATGATGCCATGGTGCGCCTCGCGCAGGATTTCGCCCTGCGGTACCCGCTGGTGGAGGGGCAGGGCAATTTCGGGAATATCGACGGCGATAATGCCGCCGCCTACCGCTATACCGAAGCGCGACTGACGCGGACGGCCCTGCGTCTGATGGAAGGGCTGGACGAAGGCACGGTCGATTTCATTCCGACCTACAATAACGAGGATGAAGAGCCGGAAATCTTCCCCGGCCTGTTCCCGAACCTGCTGGCGAATGGCGCGAGCGGTATCGCGGTCGGCATGGCAACGAATATCCCCAGCCACAATGTCGCCGAAGTGGTCGATGCGACGCTGGAGCTGATCGACAATCCGCATGTCGAGCATGCGCGCCTAATGGAACTGTTCCAGGGCCCGGACTTCGCCACCGGGGGCATCGTGCCCGAAAGCGCGGAAACGATCAGTGCGGCCTATGAAACGGGCCGGGGGTCGTTCCGGGTTCGCGGGCGTTTCCACGCGGCAGAGGCGGAAAAGGCAGACGATGCCGAGGCCGGTATCGAACGGCTGGGCGGCGGCCAGTGGCAGCTCGTTATCAGCGAAATTCCCTACCAGGTGGCCAAGGGCAAGCTGATCGAGCAGATCGCGCAGGCGATTGCCGACCGCAAGCTGCCGATCCTCGACGAT
This is a stretch of genomic DNA from Erythrobacteraceae bacterium WH01K. It encodes these proteins:
- a CDS encoding DUF4349 domain-containing protein produces the protein MRQMHNGQKIFLAGSAVMAVMLSGCDQGPGRDVAATTDRSESVTMQAEADSAADIAAETGPEMTGADMTDTSLPELEPVPENLPQLAYDYDYSWILPAEDIGPLQRTHANLCEQQGPTSCQITGMSKTGEETEDVRGILEMRVAARQARAFGALLEDEAEDAGAELVSAEIAAEELSKQIVDTEARLRTREALRDRLSEVLQTRRGSIEEVVQAERSVAQVNQEIDQARSWLKQMESRVAYSKVTVRYETGAPVTSDFLKPVQAALGSLGSIMGWVLAIMIVLGAIIAPVAGFVWAGRKVNRRFASRPADSAG
- a CDS encoding type 1 glutamine amidotransferase, translating into MTKRVLILATDGFEQSELMKPKANLENAGIETTVVSLESGEIKGWDKDDWGDSVKVDKTLDEISNCEGFDALLLPGGQINPDVLRINERAVALVKDFDMAGKPIAAICHAPWLLVEADIVKGKTVTSWPSVRTDLKNAGANVVDSEVAQDGNLITSRNPDDIPAFSDALIARVQERVEENA
- a CDS encoding cysteine desulfurase family protein, which gives rise to MIYLDYQATTPLAPEARDAMLRWLDGPDGAGFGNPHSPHRMGRQAAAAIELARDRVAALFPAGGKVIFTSGATEAVNLAMRGTRSHRGGGDGGECAISVSAIEHAAVLDTARSLGKCHELNVAKNGQCNTKQDLPADTRLVAVMQVNNEIGTIQPTVDWHRKAKESNALYLCDAVQAFGKMEVTGADMIAVSAHKLHGPKGIGALWIRNGLDLDEVQTGGGQESGLRSGTLSPALCAGFGAAAHEAKERMSADMDHVKKLWNRARDLFDGWDINGSEEARYHGNLNIRRKGLDVNRLMSECRTVMFSAGSACASGSGRPSHVLKAIGLSDKQAKNSIRLGFGRYTTMDDLETAAKQINDAARSQGVLQ
- a CDS encoding 2Fe-2S iron-sulfur cluster-binding protein, with the translated sequence MKVTFETPQGELVEAEAAEGDVLLTVAQDAGMPLEGTCEGQMACSTCHVIVERDWFAALPDASEEEEDMLDLAYGVRPTSRLACQIVLEEELDGLTVAIPAEARDISEG